From a region of the Fischerella sp. JS2 genome:
- the gyrA gene encoding DNA gyrase subunit A codes for MTTSQERIIPTDLRNEMSRSYLEYAMSVIVGRALPDARDGLKPVHRRILYAMHELGLTSDRPFRKCARVVGEVLGKYHPHGDTAVYDALVRMAQDFSMRSPLIEGHGNFGSVDNDPPAAMRYTECRLQALTSDALLQDIESETVDFVNNFDGSQQEPTVLPARVPQLLLNGSSGIAVGMATNIPPHNLGELIDGLVALIHNPEITNTHLMQYIHGPDFPTGGHILGTAAIKEAYTTGRGSITMRGVANIETIEMRGRPEREAIIITELPYQTNKAALIEKIAELVNEKRIEGIADIRDESDRDGMRIVIELKRDAYPRVVLNNLYKQTPLQANFGANMLALVNGEPQILTIKQFLQVFLDFRVEAITRRTQYELRKAEERDHILQGLLIALSHLDAIIALIRHAADTPTAKGELITTYGLSEAQADAILQMQLRRLTALEADKIRHEHEQLQVQIADLQDILAKRERILHIIETEIQYLKNKFATPRRTIITHGEGDLEDIDLIANEKAVILITEQGYIKRMPVNTFEAQNRATRGKAAAKVKDDDGVEHFLTCCDHDSLLFFSDRGVVYCLKAYQIPVGSRTSRGTPIVQMLPIPKEEKITSIVPVSEFTSDEYLVMLTKGGNIKKTVLEAFSHIRANGLIAITLEEGDQLRWVRRAKVEDSVIIGSRQGMAIHFRCDHEQLRPLGRATRGVKAMKLKNGDELVGMDILPAAILDNLTPVSEAEIEEIETEDIEIEESAEVPGNGHHGPWVLVITIGGYGKRVPVAQFRLQNRAGQGLMATKFKSRKIKDQLANLHIVNNDDEIMMVTSRGIIIRQAVNAISVQSRSATGVRVQRLDEDDVITGVAIVPPDTGDATETE; via the coding sequence ATGACAACCTCTCAGGAGAGGATTATCCCCACGGATCTGCGAAACGAAATGTCCAGGTCTTACCTGGAATATGCCATGAGCGTCATCGTTGGGCGGGCGCTGCCAGATGCCAGGGATGGTCTGAAACCTGTCCATCGGCGTATCCTTTACGCCATGCATGAGTTGGGGTTGACCTCAGACCGTCCCTTCCGTAAATGCGCGCGTGTTGTGGGGGAAGTTTTGGGTAAATATCACCCCCACGGCGACACAGCAGTGTATGACGCCTTAGTGCGGATGGCGCAGGATTTTTCGATGCGATCGCCTTTAATTGAAGGGCATGGTAATTTTGGCTCTGTAGATAACGACCCACCGGCGGCAATGCGTTACACCGAATGCCGCTTACAAGCTTTAACCAGCGATGCTCTGCTGCAAGACATCGAATCGGAAACTGTAGATTTTGTCAACAACTTCGACGGTTCTCAGCAAGAACCGACGGTCTTACCCGCACGAGTACCGCAGTTGTTATTGAATGGTTCCTCCGGAATCGCTGTAGGGATGGCAACTAACATCCCACCTCATAACTTGGGTGAATTGATTGATGGGTTAGTAGCACTAATTCATAACCCAGAAATAACTAATACCCATTTAATGCAGTATATCCACGGACCCGACTTTCCGACTGGTGGTCACATTCTTGGTACTGCGGCAATTAAAGAAGCCTACACCACCGGACGTGGTTCGATAACGATGCGGGGTGTAGCAAATATTGAAACCATCGAAATGCGGGGGCGACCGGAAAGGGAAGCGATTATTATTACCGAGTTGCCCTACCAAACCAACAAAGCAGCGTTAATTGAGAAAATCGCTGAGTTGGTAAATGAAAAACGCATTGAGGGAATAGCTGATATCCGGGATGAAAGCGATCGCGATGGAATGCGAATTGTGATCGAACTCAAGCGCGATGCTTATCCCCGTGTAGTTCTGAACAATCTCTACAAGCAAACGCCTCTGCAAGCTAATTTTGGGGCAAATATGCTGGCGTTGGTGAACGGAGAACCCCAGATCCTCACCATCAAGCAGTTTTTACAAGTATTTCTGGATTTTCGTGTAGAAGCGATCACCAGACGCACCCAATATGAACTGCGCAAAGCAGAAGAACGCGACCATATTTTGCAAGGGTTGTTGATTGCCTTATCTCATCTAGATGCAATTATTGCTTTAATTCGCCACGCTGCTGATACACCGACAGCAAAAGGAGAGTTAATCACAACTTATGGGTTGTCAGAAGCACAAGCAGATGCAATTTTACAAATGCAACTGCGGCGATTAACAGCCTTAGAAGCAGATAAAATCCGCCACGAACATGAACAATTGCAAGTCCAAATCGCCGACTTGCAAGATATTCTGGCAAAGCGGGAACGGATACTGCACATTATTGAAACCGAAATTCAGTATCTTAAAAATAAATTCGCTACACCACGGCGTACGATCATTACTCACGGCGAAGGCGATTTAGAAGATATAGACCTGATCGCCAACGAAAAAGCTGTCATTTTAATCACCGAACAAGGCTATATCAAACGGATGCCCGTCAACACCTTTGAAGCCCAAAACCGCGCCACTAGAGGTAAAGCTGCTGCCAAAGTCAAAGACGATGATGGTGTCGAACATTTCTTGACTTGCTGTGACCACGATAGCTTGTTATTCTTTAGCGATCGCGGTGTAGTTTACTGCCTCAAAGCCTACCAAATTCCTGTAGGTTCCCGTACCAGTCGCGGCACACCAATTGTACAGATGCTGCCCATTCCCAAAGAAGAAAAAATTACTTCCATCGTACCTGTCAGTGAGTTTACCAGCGATGAATATTTGGTCATGCTCACCAAAGGTGGCAATATCAAGAAAACCGTATTGGAAGCCTTTAGTCATATTCGTGCCAACGGCTTAATAGCCATTACCCTAGAAGAAGGCGATCAACTGCGCTGGGTAAGACGGGCAAAAGTCGAAGACAGCGTGATCATTGGTTCCCGTCAAGGTATGGCCATTCACTTCCGCTGCGATCATGAACAACTGCGTCCTCTGGGTCGTGCCACCCGTGGCGTGAAAGCTATGAAACTCAAGAATGGTGATGAATTGGTTGGTATGGATATTCTACCCGCCGCGATTCTAGATAATTTGACCCCAGTCTCAGAGGCAGAAATCGAAGAGATCGAAACCGAAGATATCGAAATAGAAGAATCCGCAGAAGTACCAGGCAACGGTCATCATGGTCCTTGGGTATTAGTAATTACAATCGGAGGCTACGGTAAACGCGTACCCGTTGCTCAGTTCCGCTTGCAAAACCGGGCTGGGCAAGGTTTAATGGCCACCAAATTCAAGAGTCGCAAAATCAAAGACCAACTAGCCAACTTACACATTGTCAACAACGACGATGAAATTATGATGGTCACAAGTCGCGGTATCATCATTAGACAGGCAGTAAATGCGATTTCCGTCCAGTCTCGTTCTGCTACAGGCGTCCGTGTACAACGTCTGGACGAAGACGATGTCATTACAGGGGTAGCGATAGTTCCTCCCGATACTGGTGATGCGACAGAAACAGAGTAA
- a CDS encoding TrbI/VirB10 family protein, translating to MTRYSIPSETHPENVETPISDHYQPELGLSDWELRMAKLVGFEQESPVTETQTEVGEDTANLPQSSSPSPEPKVSTKQSFSSNPFAKLALVGTTTFALVLVAGAFLSQLMSASNQKPRKTNIVAPKTPQTSTETRLQQLEGELETLKTKLALAEQAQAVKLAQQQLRVGKVKSPQPTSGVETARDNRLRVALQRTPTPTKTVYMPPRVITRVVTVPQTPPKSTISEARVSPLPVVPTPETQPTVQFTPEPTPDPLQEWARLSKLGSYGQVLATATPNNTPNNTNTSPTPLAVNNPKIPPRVNNSQPEDNTPEQSTSVVSQAQTKSPKSVRVGTSVKAVLATAVFGETTRSTNNRNNQDDGAKNVFVVRLQEPLKSIDGEVVLPAKTELLTQVNSISDQGLVQLDVVKLVRENNGNLTEQSLPQNAILIRASAGKPLVANQYKRGTSTTMIDASQFVLGGIGKAAELFNRTESQVTTTATGTVVTNSNPRRNLLAGILEGGVRTVVPQITQRNQQAISQAMQRTNIWFLPAGKEVEIYINQTMQL from the coding sequence ATGACTCGATATTCTATTCCTTCAGAAACTCATCCAGAAAATGTAGAAACTCCCATCAGTGATCATTATCAACCAGAACTAGGATTATCTGATTGGGAACTGCGAATGGCAAAATTGGTTGGCTTTGAACAAGAATCTCCAGTCACCGAAACACAAACAGAAGTAGGAGAAGATACAGCCAACTTACCACAATCATCTTCACCTTCTCCAGAACCGAAAGTTTCTACCAAGCAGTCCTTCTCATCCAATCCTTTTGCGAAGTTAGCCTTAGTAGGGACTACCACTTTCGCCTTAGTTTTAGTAGCTGGCGCTTTTTTGTCCCAATTGATGAGTGCTAGCAATCAAAAACCCAGAAAAACTAATATAGTTGCACCAAAAACGCCCCAAACATCCACTGAAACACGCTTGCAACAACTAGAAGGAGAATTAGAGACTTTAAAAACCAAATTAGCTTTAGCTGAACAAGCACAAGCTGTAAAATTAGCTCAGCAACAATTACGAGTTGGAAAAGTCAAATCGCCACAACCAACTTCTGGGGTGGAGACTGCAAGAGATAATAGACTTAGAGTAGCCCTGCAAAGAACACCTACACCTACAAAAACAGTTTACATGCCGCCACGGGTAATAACGCGTGTCGTCACAGTACCTCAAACTCCACCAAAGTCTACTATCTCAGAAGCAAGAGTTTCACCTTTACCTGTAGTTCCCACACCAGAAACACAACCAACAGTTCAATTTACTCCCGAACCCACACCAGATCCATTGCAGGAATGGGCAAGACTATCGAAATTGGGTAGTTATGGTCAAGTATTAGCGACTGCCACACCCAATAATACCCCCAACAATACTAATACAAGTCCTACTCCTTTAGCTGTCAATAATCCCAAAATCCCACCACGGGTAAATAATTCTCAACCTGAGGATAATACCCCAGAACAATCAACTTCTGTTGTTAGCCAAGCACAAACAAAAAGTCCAAAATCAGTACGAGTCGGAACGAGTGTGAAAGCAGTATTAGCTACTGCTGTTTTTGGAGAAACTACTAGATCAACTAATAATAGAAATAATCAAGATGATGGTGCGAAAAACGTATTTGTAGTCCGCTTACAAGAACCATTAAAATCTATAGATGGTGAGGTAGTATTACCAGCAAAAACTGAGTTATTAACTCAAGTTAACTCTATTTCTGACCAAGGTTTAGTGCAGTTAGATGTAGTCAAATTAGTAAGAGAAAATAATGGCAATTTGACAGAACAAAGTCTACCACAAAACGCCATACTAATTCGGGCCTCGGCAGGTAAACCTCTTGTTGCCAACCAATATAAAAGAGGGACATCCACCACGATGATTGATGCTAGCCAATTCGTATTAGGAGGTATTGGTAAAGCCGCAGAATTGTTTAATCGTACAGAATCGCAAGTCACGACAACTGCTACAGGTACTGTTGTAACGAACAGTAATCCCCGACGCAATCTCTTAGCTGGAATTTTGGAAGGTGGTGTGAGAACAGTGGTTCCGCAAATTACCCAACGTAATCAACAGGCAATTTCCCAAGCGATGCAACGCACTAACATTTGGTTTTTGCCAGCAGGCAAAGAAGTAGAAATATATATCAATCAAACTATGCAGCTATGA
- the lnt gene encoding apolipoprotein N-acyltransferase, which produces MKYPRKNFILYSSCLLSGIFMGLTVAPVNAWFLAWVALAPLWYLVVNATSSPKQSPPLLALIWGIGYHGIALSWITGIHPMTWMGVPWLASLAIAIFCWIFITLWGAASVALWATGIRIICKSIQKPYARVLIGTALWCGIEAIWSWGALFWSSLSYTQSPYNLVIIHLGQLSGPYAVTAAIVAVNGLIAEACLNHKGAKDAKGIFFASFVSSRFINKYLITATALLISLHLLGLSLYTRPLIQPPATALKIGIIQGNIPNHIKLYQEGLRRALEGYTSGYLSLVTQGVDAVLTPEGALPFFQRHIISSSLVAAVRSQGVVAWIGGFGEKGKSYTNSLLTVTGDGEVFSRYDKVKLVPIGEYVPFEELLGGIISRLSPLDEHQVPGSPNQIFNTPFGRAIAGICYESAFPEVFRYQAQAGGQFILSSSNDAHYSASMPAQHHAQDIMRAIETDRWAVRATNTGYSAFVDPHGRTVWISQHNTYEVHAETIYRRQTQTLYVRWGDWLTPLLLISATGVWLFNFLTVQLSRKQGLN; this is translated from the coding sequence ATGAAGTATCCAAGAAAAAACTTTATCCTTTACAGTTCCTGTTTATTAAGTGGTATTTTCATGGGGCTTACCGTCGCCCCAGTCAATGCCTGGTTTTTGGCATGGGTAGCCTTAGCACCTCTCTGGTATTTGGTAGTTAATGCTACATCCAGCCCAAAGCAATCTCCCCCTCTTTTGGCCTTAATCTGGGGTATCGGTTATCACGGTATAGCCCTATCCTGGATTACAGGGATTCACCCCATGACATGGATGGGGGTTCCTTGGTTAGCAAGCCTAGCAATAGCTATTTTTTGCTGGATATTTATCACCCTTTGGGGCGCTGCATCCGTAGCGTTGTGGGCAACAGGGATAAGGATAATTTGTAAGTCTATCCAAAAACCCTACGCTCGTGTTCTGATTGGTACAGCCCTGTGGTGTGGCATCGAGGCTATATGGAGTTGGGGAGCTTTATTTTGGAGTTCTCTTTCCTACACACAAAGCCCGTATAATCTCGTAATTATCCATCTTGGGCAACTTTCAGGGCCTTATGCCGTAACAGCTGCGATCGTCGCCGTCAATGGCTTGATTGCAGAAGCGTGTTTAAACCACAAAGGCGCGAAGGACGCAAAGGGAATTTTCTTCGCGTCCTTCGTGTCTTCGCGGTTCATTAATAAATATCTCATCACCGCCACAGCATTACTAATCTCCCTACACCTACTCGGTCTTAGCTTATACACCCGCCCCCTAATTCAACCACCAGCCACAGCCCTCAAGATTGGAATAATTCAAGGTAATATTCCTAACCACATTAAACTTTATCAAGAAGGCTTACGTCGCGCTTTAGAAGGATACACCAGTGGGTATCTAAGCTTAGTGACTCAAGGAGTTGATGCAGTACTAACACCGGAAGGGGCTTTACCTTTCTTCCAGCGTCACATTATAAGTAGTTCCTTAGTGGCAGCAGTGCGTTCCCAAGGAGTTGTGGCTTGGATTGGTGGTTTTGGCGAAAAGGGAAAAAGTTATACAAATAGTTTGCTGACTGTCACAGGTGACGGTGAGGTTTTTAGTCGTTACGACAAGGTAAAGTTAGTACCGATTGGTGAGTACGTCCCCTTTGAAGAACTTTTAGGGGGTATTATTAGTCGCTTGTCACCTTTGGATGAACACCAAGTTCCTGGTTCACCAAATCAAATTTTTAACACGCCTTTCGGTCGTGCGATCGCAGGCATTTGTTATGAGTCTGCTTTTCCGGAAGTATTTCGCTATCAAGCCCAAGCAGGGGGACAGTTTATCCTCAGCTCATCTAATGATGCTCATTACAGTGCATCCATGCCAGCACAGCATCATGCCCAGGATATCATGCGGGCAATTGAAACAGATAGATGGGCAGTACGGGCTACAAATACAGGATATTCAGCTTTTGTAGATCCCCACGGTAGAACAGTATGGATATCGCAACATAATACCTACGAGGTTCACGCTGAAACAATTTATCGTCGCCAGACGCAGACTTTATATGTGCGTTGGGGTGATTGGTTAACGCCGTTGTTACTAATATCAGCAACAGGAGTATGGCTGTTCAATTTCTTGACTGTCCAACTCTCACGCAAGCAGGGGCTGAACTAG
- a CDS encoding ATP-binding protein, with protein MGMLMRSLDWSQTPLGAVSQWTQSLKTCVRIMLTSRQAMFVWWGEELINLYNDAYKAIVGGKHPEALGQPASHVWREIWDQVGPRAESAMLNNEGTYDEALLLIMERNGYPEETYYTFSYSPVPNDQGGTGGIICANTDDTQRMISERQLALLRELAAKTADARTFDEACTVSAICLETNPYDLPFAMIYLVDPDKQHVFLAGTCGIERDHAAVPQTVDIDSDSVWPFAEVIKTQKACLVSHLAATFSSLPTGAWQQPPHQAVAVPIAASGNTGRAGILVAGLNPFRLFDDNYQRFIDLVAAQIAASIANAQAYEEERKRAEALAEIDRAKTVFFSNVSHEFRTPLTLMLGPLEETLANPSGPLPCDREQLEIVHRNSLRLLKLVNTLLDFSRIEAGRVQAAYEPTDLAMLTTDLAAVFRSAIERAGMRLVVDCPPLPEKVYVDQQMWEKIVLNLLSNAFKFTFEGEIVVALRYCRDHIELEVQDTGTGIPAEEIPHLFERFHRVQGARGRTYEGSGIGLSLVQELVRLHGGTIDVTSVVDQGTSFTVSIPTGYAHLPRECIKASSSSVLTTISAASYVEEAIRWLPEEDGEIGRLGDGKKEDGELGTPTPPREWGLGAMGGWGTRHPHFPKRVGIRGNGEKDFTPPPHHPTTPPQKAHILLADDNADMRDYVKRLLLSQGYEVEAVTDGVAALATVHQQMPDLVLTDIMMPKLDGLGLLQELRAKPNTREIPIILLSARAGEESRIEGLETGADDYLIKPFSARELLARVEANLKMAQMRQEVLRQEQELRIQTEAAHNQISKILESITDAFVAFDRQWQYTYVNEQAIRLLHKTREELLGKQVWEEVFPQQVGTLGYQELHRAINEQVSVIFEEFSQSIGKWLEVHAYPSPDGIAVYFRDITDRKCVEAERARLLEREQQQTRRLQKLAEASLTINSTLSLNERLQLITELARDLIEAHQSVTSMTVDNNWAQAIHTVSLSDKYAQWRNYNEKPNGSGIYTLICRTQSPIRMTQAELEAHPAWHNFGKQKDAHPPMRGWLAAPLTSRNGNNLGLIQLSDKYEGEFDTEDEAILVQLAQMASTAIDNARLYEESQRANRIKDEFLAVLSHELRSPLNPILGWSKLLQTQKVDAAKTAQALNVIERNAKLQAGLIEDLLDVSRILRGKLSLQVDQVDLASTIQAAMETVRLAAQAKSIDLRLTVLDFELGNNQKVLESNATYEQSNNLKLKIQNPKFQVMGDSNRLQQVIWNLLSNAVKFTPQGGQVDLRLGRLGSQAQIVVTDTGKGISPEFLPYVFDHFRQADAATTRKFGGLGLGLAIVRHLVELHGGTVQAESPGEGQGATFTVRLPLMLTQNTTLHDTPPSGQSLDLNGVKILVVDDDADTREFIAFLLEEYGANVTAVPSATEALVTFTQFQPDVLLSDIGMPDVDGYMLMEQVRTLPPEQGGEILAIALTAYAAEIDHQQALKVGFQRHVSKPVDPVKLIEVITKLIGKNYLGIGNF; from the coding sequence ATGGGAATGCTCATGCGATCGCTCGACTGGTCACAAACACCTTTAGGTGCTGTATCCCAATGGACACAGAGCCTCAAGACTTGTGTGCGGATTATGTTAACTTCCCGCCAAGCCATGTTTGTCTGGTGGGGTGAAGAGCTAATTAACCTTTATAATGACGCCTATAAGGCGATCGTCGGTGGCAAACATCCAGAAGCCCTTGGACAGCCGGCTTCCCATGTGTGGCGAGAGATTTGGGATCAGGTTGGGCCTCGGGCAGAATCAGCGATGTTGAATAATGAAGGCACTTACGACGAAGCCCTTTTACTAATAATGGAGCGCAACGGCTACCCAGAGGAAACTTATTATACATTCTCCTATAGTCCAGTTCCCAATGATCAAGGTGGCACAGGTGGTATTATTTGTGCCAACACAGATGACACGCAACGCATGATCAGCGAACGCCAATTGGCGCTGTTGCGGGAACTCGCGGCCAAAACGGCAGATGCGCGGACATTCGATGAAGCCTGTACGGTGAGTGCAATTTGTCTCGAAACCAATCCTTATGACCTACCTTTTGCGATGATTTATCTGGTCGATCCAGATAAACAGCACGTTTTTTTGGCTGGAACATGCGGTATCGAGCGGGATCACGCAGCAGTTCCACAGACAGTCGATATTGATTCTGATTCAGTTTGGCCGTTTGCGGAAGTGATCAAAACGCAAAAAGCCTGTCTGGTTTCTCATTTGGCAGCAACTTTTAGTAGCCTACCAACAGGCGCTTGGCAACAGCCACCGCATCAGGCAGTGGCTGTACCAATTGCAGCATCTGGAAATACAGGAAGAGCTGGTATCTTAGTTGCAGGTTTAAATCCATTTAGGCTCTTCGACGACAACTATCAAAGATTCATTGATTTGGTTGCAGCTCAAATCGCCGCTAGTATTGCCAATGCTCAAGCTTACGAGGAAGAGCGTAAACGTGCTGAAGCTTTAGCAGAAATTGATCGGGCAAAAACCGTTTTCTTTAGCAACGTCAGCCATGAGTTTCGTACACCACTGACATTGATGCTTGGCCCCTTGGAGGAGACACTGGCTAATCCTTCTGGGCCCCTGCCTTGCGATCGCGAACAATTGGAGATTGTACATCGCAATAGTCTACGCTTACTTAAACTAGTTAACACTCTGCTGGACTTCTCCCGTATTGAAGCAGGACGCGTCCAGGCAGCCTATGAGCCAACAGACCTGGCGATGTTAACTACAGACCTAGCGGCTGTGTTTCGCTCAGCCATTGAACGAGCAGGGATGCGCCTAGTGGTAGACTGTCCCCCATTGCCGGAAAAAGTGTATGTAGACCAGCAGATGTGGGAGAAGATTGTGCTAAACCTGCTCTCCAACGCCTTTAAGTTCACCTTTGAGGGAGAAATCGTCGTTGCTCTGCGCTATTGTCGTGATCATATTGAGCTAGAGGTGCAAGATACAGGTACAGGTATTCCAGCAGAGGAGATACCCCATTTGTTTGAACGGTTTCATCGCGTGCAAGGGGCACGCGGACGAACCTATGAGGGATCGGGGATTGGTCTATCATTAGTTCAAGAACTGGTGCGACTGCACGGTGGCACTATCGATGTCACTAGTGTTGTTGACCAGGGTACTAGCTTCACAGTATCAATTCCTACTGGCTATGCTCACTTGCCCAGGGAATGCATCAAAGCTAGCAGTTCATCAGTATTAACAACAATCAGCGCTGCTTCCTACGTTGAAGAAGCCATACGTTGGTTACCAGAAGAAGATGGGGAGATTGGGAGATTGGGAGATGGGAAGAAAGAAGATGGGGAACTCGGCACCCCCACTCCCCCAAGGGAGTGGGGATTAGGGGCAATGGGGGGATGGGGAACTCGGCACCCCCACTTCCCCAAGAGAGTAGGGATTAGGGGCAATGGGGAGAAAGATTTCACCCCACCACCCCACCACCCCACCACCCCACCACAAAAAGCCCATATCCTCTTGGCTGACGATAACGCTGACATGCGTGACTATGTAAAGCGTTTACTGTTAAGTCAAGGGTATGAAGTAGAGGCAGTGACGGATGGGGTAGCAGCTTTGGCTACTGTACATCAGCAGATGCCCGATCTCGTCCTCACTGATATCATGATGCCGAAACTAGATGGTTTGGGCTTGTTGCAGGAGCTACGAGCGAAGCCAAATACCAGAGAAATCCCCATTATCCTGCTTTCTGCCCGTGCTGGAGAAGAATCTCGCATCGAAGGTCTAGAAACTGGAGCTGACGACTATCTGATCAAGCCATTCTCGGCCCGAGAACTGTTGGCTCGCGTCGAGGCCAACCTGAAGATGGCTCAAATGCGTCAGGAAGTATTACGGCAAGAACAAGAACTACGAATTCAGACAGAGGCAGCCCACAACCAAATCAGCAAGATTCTAGAAAGTATTACTGATGCTTTTGTAGCCTTTGATCGCCAATGGCAGTATACCTACGTAAATGAGCAAGCTATAAGGCTTTTACACAAAACTCGCGAAGAACTACTTGGAAAGCAAGTCTGGGAGGAAGTATTTCCACAGCAAGTAGGAACTCTGGGATACCAAGAACTTCATCGTGCTATTAACGAGCAAGTTTCCGTCATCTTTGAAGAATTTAGTCAGTCTATAGGTAAGTGGTTGGAAGTTCACGCCTACCCTTCCCCGGATGGTATTGCTGTTTATTTTCGAGACATTACAGATCGCAAATGCGTCGAGGCGGAACGGGCAAGACTACTTGAGCGTGAGCAGCAACAAACACGGCGTTTACAAAAGCTGGCTGAGGCATCCCTCACGATTAACTCGACGCTTTCATTAAATGAGAGATTGCAATTGATCACAGAGCTAGCCCGCGATCTCATTGAAGCACACCAATCTGTCACTAGCATGACGGTTGACAACAATTGGGCGCAGGCGATTCATACGGTGTCCCTTTCAGACAAATACGCCCAGTGGCGTAATTATAACGAGAAGCCAAATGGTTCTGGTATTTATACATTGATTTGCCGTACACAAAGCCCGATACGCATGACCCAGGCAGAACTAGAGGCACATCCCGCTTGGCACAATTTTGGTAAACAAAAGGATGCACATCCCCCGATGCGTGGTTGGCTAGCTGCACCTCTGACAAGTCGTAACGGCAATAACCTTGGTTTAATTCAGCTTTCTGATAAATACGAGGGAGAGTTTGACACAGAAGACGAAGCCATTTTGGTACAACTGGCTCAGATGGCATCGACAGCTATAGACAATGCTCGACTTTACGAAGAATCTCAACGGGCCAATCGGATCAAGGATGAATTTCTGGCGGTATTGTCTCACGAATTGCGATCGCCCCTGAACCCAATTTTGGGCTGGTCTAAGTTACTCCAAACTCAGAAGGTTGATGCTGCCAAAACCGCTCAAGCCTTGAACGTCATCGAACGCAATGCCAAATTACAGGCTGGGCTAATTGAAGACTTGCTCGATGTTTCTCGGATTCTGCGGGGCAAGCTCAGCCTTCAGGTCGATCAAGTCGATTTAGCTTCGACAATTCAAGCAGCGATGGAAACAGTACGACTAGCAGCCCAAGCCAAGTCAATTGATTTGCGTTTAACAGTTTTAGATTTTGAGTTGGGAAATAATCAGAAGGTTTTAGAATCTAACGCAACCTATGAACAATCGAACAATCTTAAACTCAAAATCCAAAATCCAAAATTCCAAGTGATGGGTGACTCAAATCGATTGCAGCAAGTGATTTGGAATCTCCTTTCCAACGCTGTCAAGTTCACGCCACAAGGGGGACAAGTAGACCTTCGACTAGGACGCCTTGGCTCTCAAGCCCAGATTGTCGTTACTGATACAGGTAAAGGCATTTCCCCTGAGTTCCTCCCTTACGTGTTTGATCACTTCCGCCAAGCAGATGCCGCTACAACCAGGAAATTTGGCGGATTAGGGTTAGGGCTGGCGATTGTCCGTCATTTAGTTGAACTACATGGCGGGACAGTTCAGGCAGAAAGCCCGGGTGAAGGCCAAGGAGCAACTTTTACAGTCAGACTGCCGCTCATGCTGACTCAAAACACAACGCTTCATGATACGCCACCGTCTGGGCAATCCCTAGATTTAAATGGTGTCAAGATTTTAGTAGTCGATGATGATGCAGATACACGGGAATTTATTGCCTTCCTACTAGAGGAATATGGAGCAAATGTGACAGCTGTCCCATCAGCCACCGAAGCACTCGTTACTTTTACCCAGTTTCAACCAGATGTGCTATTGAGCGATATTGGCATGCCAGACGTTGATGGTTATATGTTAATGGAACAGGTGAGAACCCTGCCGCCAGAACAGGGAGGAGAAATTCTGGCGATCGCCCTGACCGCTTATGCCGCAGAAATTGACCACCAGCAGGCGCTCAAAGTCGGCTTTCAAAGGCATGTTTCTAAGCCAGTAGATCCAGTCAAACTAATTGAAGTAATTACCAAATTAATTGGTAAAAATTACTTAGGAATAGGGAACTTTTAA